GATAATGTTGATCACTCTCCACTGTCCATGGATCAAGTAAACAGGATTTCTTGTGTTGGCACATTTCCTGTACAGCCTTCCCTCTACTGACAGAACTCCTGCAAGGTTCTTGCAAAGTCCTGAGGAAAATGAAGGTGAAACGCTTGCTCCTCCACAGTATGCCCTTTCAGTCGTATACCTGGAGAACTCTCCGAGGATAGGCTGGTTACAAAAAAAGAGGTGAGGAAAACATGAGACAAGAAGTCTTCTTACAGAGCTGAACAGGTAACCCTTAAAAGTGACTTAACTCCACCAAATAaagggggacactggactgttaCCCAGTGAAAATATAAATCACTTGCTAGCAGAGGCTTCTTCATTTCTGGGAAGGTTTAGAAGCTCTTCAATTCTGTCCAGGTCTGTCTCTATGGAACCATCCTCCACTTTACTCATTTTGTCAATAAGTCCCTCTGTCACCTTTAGCCGGGGATTCCTGGAAGAGAAATACTGAGAAACAGAACTGACAAGACTTGTCAGAACTGCATGTGAATCCTGTTTTCTTCATtagttcaggtgtctgaaagATTCAGCTTTGAAGGATATATATTCAAAATCATACAGGAAGAAACAAGAGTGTTTCAGGTTTGACACTTAAAACATCTTAAAAGGAAGTCTTCTAGTCTTTGCAATTCCTTTACTGTGTTGAggaattttttctttaaacaagaATTATACAGGTCCTTATAATGTTATATGACAACTTATCTTTTCTCAGACAGCCTGACAGACATGCTCATTAGAATCAGCAGTGATCAACACTGTATGTCAGCAAGATCAATATAAGTAACTCTTGACAACAAGGCTTGTTAAACCTGTGCTGAACTGTGTCCTGAGTGGCTCAACTAGCAAAAGTGCTTGCCAGAGAGCAGGCAGAGCTCACTGCTAACGGGTTCAAGGTGATGTCACTATTCAACTGTGGCTGGGATTCCTGAAGAGTTGGCTAGGTGCTGACAAAGGTAGGGTAGGAGTGGTTGACCAGGGTTCTTTCAATGACACAGTGACACATGTGGCCTACTGGGCACTGGCATGTGCTGTCTGCTAGGGTCTCGCTTCCCCTCAACCAATGCTGAACCTCCAACATGGACCTGTGGTGCCTGTGATGTGTGACAAATGACTGAAGGTGGGCAGGGCAGAGGAGTCTGCCTGCACTTCCACATTGTCCCCCATGTGCGGTCACAGGGTCCACAGCTGCCAGCCGAAACTTGAAAACACAGAACTGGCCGTTCCCATATCAGGTGGgtctttaaaacaattttcatcGATCTCACtcaaaagatacagtatgtagcctgtaaaaaagtaaagaaattaTAAATTTAATTCCAACTGCTTTTTGGCCCTAATAAGAAATTCTATatcttataataatataaatgtacTATTACCACAGGTCAAAATAGGAACTTACAATATTTGGGAGAGGAAAGGTGATAATAAGCACATCTGGACAACTATGGCTGAGATATTCTTCCCTACCACCAACGAGAAAGTAATTTTTGATGATATAGATGATGAATCTGTAATTAGTGCTTGAACAGAATATATTACTTTTCCCACTCTCCCAAAAACTAAagatatgcattttaaaatacttaacaACATATATCCTTCTAAGGAATTCTCCATAAAAGGTTTAACTTTCACTGTAACACTTACAATTTTTGTTAATCTCATCCGGAAACAACTGAACACTTTTTTCTCTCATGTCATCATACAACAACTTTCTGGCACTCTATCTGTATTTGGTTAAGTAATAGTAGAATTTGTATAAATcttagcattttttattttttattaaaatgaacttTTAAGAATATTGTTCTTGGAattctgaataaaaacaaagaagcttttttaatattaaatgtcaTTCTCACGTTGGCAAACgtttatatacatacagtaagtgtagacTGTGTAAAAGTTCTGTGGGATTCAAAGAATTTCCACATTTGTTTAAGTTGTACTcagattctttaaaaatatctaaaaataccCTCGGAGAACTGGAGTACAGAAACATCTTAGCACATAAAAAGATTATTTAATGTGACCCCCTAATTTAATCTTGTTGAGTGTGATACGGTTCTAACTGATAACTGGTTTGTTGCTCTGCTTTCTTCATTTGATGTTCcctttgtatatgtatattcttacatttgtatgtatttgccTTTGATtgctatatttttgtataataaaattaattcaaaacGTTGTGTGGAAAATGTTTCAGTTCAAGACAGATTTCTCAGAAATCAGACAGTAAATATTCATCATATCTTAATCTCATGTTGTTAGGTTTAGGAAAAGACCGTAGCAATATGGCAGATTCGTTTTCTTTCTCTGGAATACCTACAGTAGCATGTTCAATTTCTATTCCTTTTGCATGGCTCTTGACATGGTATCGCGAGACTTGCGAGATTTGGCAGCTTGTTCTCACTGTTATGGCGGCGCTCTTGgggaatcctgtttttttagacCTACAAAAACACGTTTactaataacaacaacaacaacaacttttatttataaaacgcCTCTCCaaactcttttatttgctttgtttcatttttatggaATGGAGAAGAAGAAATTCAATATCAATTTGGATGATTCtattttttctaaagaaaaaacaccgGTAGCTATTTTCAATCATATTGTAATTTCTTAGGTACAGATACTCGATACGTGAGAGGCTAGGGGATTATGTTTTCTAACAGGGTTTCTCGTTATTTCATATATTTGGTgcataaaggtacagtatttgttaaTAGAATAGGGAGAACAATTTATAAAACAGTTACGTAAACGTTATAACTAGTGTTACATATTGTGCATTCTATTtaagtctttaaaatgttaaaattgagTTCTTAAAGTCACAAAGGAGCCAAGGTCGTCCGGCACATATCGGATTAACGCGGTGCTTCTAAAGATTAGGTTTAGATATTGATTTTTAACTTGTATATGTACTGAAAAGGTCTTGAATGTAGATTTAAAAGTCTCCAAAACGTTTAATTAGCGCAAACTTTAACTGAaacatttattgtaaaataatacCACCAGCTGGAAATATTATGGGTCATTTTAGGGAAAAtcccaatgaaaaaaatattttaaatgcgtATTTAACAAATTGTAACTGGAATAAATTCACATATATTTACATGTACCTGATGTTACGCACGATCTGTTGTAAAATAGGAAAATGCCGTTTTTCGATGAGCATTATCCAGGTAGACTTCCATTTTTCTTATTCCCCCCCAAAATAGAAATGCTACATATAGTCAGTTATCTTActggtactgtacctgtagtTTCATTTGTCCTAATATTTATCCTTTTCTGAGCATATATAGAAACAGTTGGACTAAACTAATACGCCAAAAAAAGGCCAAAATGCCTCCTTGTTTGCATCCTTTATGTGCTTTAGCAAACcatattttttacttaaatcATAGTATTAAACTTGAGGACaatgttctgtattttatttaatttgtgaaGTAATCTATCATAAAgtaatatatcttttgtatctCAAAATCAAGCTCTTAGGGTTCAGTACTTGGTGCAAACATTTGTCTTGCCCACAAACCCCAAATGTATTTCTCTACTTAAATTTAATCTAAAATCTGCAATTGTCTTCTGTAGCCTTATAACGCCTTATTTTAGTATACTCAAGAACAGTTGTACTAGATTACAATAATTTTCAGCATTATAATTTGTAATCTCAAAGAGACTGGCTTTGGGAGAGCACATCACACCTGTTTTCACCTTTTGTATGGCACCTAAATTCTAGGTTTCTAGTAATCCACTTAGAGGTGCGAAATTGTGAACAACAAAACATTTGATGGACCTTTGTGTAGACCTTTAGTAGtccaagtaggtagctgcatcagcatgcatatgctgcagaggaacaagttaaggtttattcaatgctgaaaagagaagaaaagatgcACAACGTTTTGAGTGTGGAGAAgccattgtttcttttcttctgtttcagcatgAATAAGCcttaaaggaacaagtgatgGGTAATAAgtgtgctcacacctgaagaaggctccagggccgaaacgttgtgttttctttctttttttcagcatggaataaacctattgttcctttgtagcctacgcatgctgacgcagctacccacatgaataagcctttacttgttccaattAATTTAGTTGTACATTTTGCAGCCAGTTAATACAATGAAACTATGATCTTTGGTTTACAAAGGCTGTTAAATAACTTGAGTTTTGCTTTACAGGTGAAACCCTTATTTAAACCCTCAGGAAAAGGTGGAGAGGGGGCAAATGCAACTGAAGCTTTGAATCCTCCAGTGGGTCTCGCATCTGGCCAGACGCTATCCTACGCACAATTTATCGTCCAGCGGAATGCTGCACCTCCCTTACCAACTGCACCCCAACCCCAGAGGGAGGACCCTGCTCCGGTGGGTGGAGGTGGAGTTGCTGGGGTGTCGGTGGCCAAGCAGGATGGGAAGCCTGAAAATTGTACAGTCGAGACTGAGGTATTGGAACATGGGCAGTGTCAGACCAAGAGCCTGCCTGCAGAGGAGCAGCTGAAAAAGGGAGCTCTGTCTGAACAGAATGAGCCCCAAAGAGAAGAATCTAGCTCCACCAGTGTCGTGAAACTGCCGGGTACTGGGAACAGCATTGTGGTTAGCCCCAGACAGGTAAGGGTTCTGGTACTTTTCAGACAAGCCGAAGTTATTGCCAAACCAAAGTAAAACAATGTTTGGACTGTGAAGCCATGTAAATTGGACTGTTTCAGAGAACATAAGAATAGTTCAGATCGAAGAGCTCTCCAAGGCTTTagtgttttactttttacttacaaataaaaaaaaaagccaactaTCTGAGTTAAAGTACCAAACATAAGTTTGCTGTTGTGAGTTTAAGGAATTACCTTTTCATTGCAATTAACAACTTTGTGTTTTTGCCTTTACCTGTTTAATATCAGGGGTTTAAGACAGCCCTTAGTTATGGTCAGCTATCGTCATGCTAGTTCATTTCCCCTCTGGTGATAGATACTGCTTGGGTGGCTTAGCTTGTCGTTTGACAGGATTATGTTCTTCCCATTAGTCCCTCTACCACTGTTGCTCCAGGCCATAAGCTAATGTTTTTTTGCCTGGCTGGTGTTTGGGGGGGTGTTTTTACAGCACTTGAATCCATTGATGGTGGTAGGTTTACTGAtaactcctcactctgcagctcTTCCCTAAAGTAGTTTCCATCTTTTAAGTTCAGGCTGGTGCTTCTCCCAGCCATGATCACATTCGCCTCGTGTCACGTTACAAGGATTCAAAGACACTTGAGCTAAAAAGATATCAGAACCCATTGGACTGGATTCATACATTCCCCCAACATGTAACATAaactagtctttttttttcatctccTGGATCTGCCCCTCACATTTCTAATTACAGTAAGGTCTTGACAGGCCCTACAGCACAACAGACTAGCTAGTGAGTGAGCCTCACCCTGCCACTTGTCTCTGTACCcctcacataacatcaccatctcaactttttctttttttttatattgtaatgatCGCTCCCAGTTGTGTTGATAGTTTGGGAAATGACAGGCAGGAGATGGCTTTACAGGCTCTCTAACAGTTTTATTGCCCGATTCATTACAGTGGGATGTGTTTATcccagaggcagagagagaaactGCAGGCTACGTGCAGAGGAGAAATTCATAtagcttttttttaactgattgCTACGTgtttgtgattattttttttaaatgtattagtgttatctaaattaaatgaaagtcaATGCATTTgtactttaattatcatataAGGGAAAGTTATGTATGTCTTGTAACCTtgatatatactatatactgtagtacatcaTGTGACAGTATTGGGGTGgacatgtttatactgtatgtaaatttgGCTATTCATCGTGGTTCTCTGCCCTGAAGCACACCACATCTTCTTTTTACCACTGTCTTCCCCACAACACCAGACAGGCTTCTGTTGTATAGctgctctgctgtacacacctGAATAGGCTTCACAGAtgaaaaccttttctttttcagcatggaattaaactcCACTACCACCTTTATGTGTTGAATGCTGATGCTACTTTCCTTGCTTTTCCCTGCACTAATATCTcaagtttgtgtctgttttgtactgtatgaaatCACTTGACATTAAAGGCTGGAAAGGGTCTGAAGAGAGAGTAGTGTTCTTGCAGAGACATTTCAAGAGCCTGCACGGTTTGGAAGCTGGGGTGTAACTGGAGGACAAAGAGAAAACACtagacatggggagaacatgcaaattccaGAGAAAGTTCAGAAACCATTTTGATGTTTTCTGTTGTTTACAATGTACTTTAAATACCACATTTTTAGTGTTATCCATTTAATGTGAAATTATAATTCTTGAATTCAAGTATTGGTCCAGTCTGAAAGCACAATGTTGCACAATGTTTGAAAAATGCGTGAGCATTTGCACTTTTAAACGTTGTTTTCAGTTAAGACTAGAATTTGTTCAGTGGTCTCAAACCCAAAATAATGACATTTAACTCATGATTTCTTTATAGGGATTTGTGTAAAGTATGATTTCTTAATGACTTTAAATAAGAATATAAACAATATTATAAGTGAGAAAAGGACATTCACCCCATCCAGCTCATTTGGATTTTCATACCTAATGATTCTGAGGATCTCCTCCAACCATTTCTTGCAGGGCCTCAGCTGTGCCAGTATAAAATGGTAGTTTGTTCTAGATTTATACAATCCTATGTGAAAAAccgtatgtttttatttctcttttgagATATAAATACAGGTCTCTATAGTAGAAATTTGACTGAAAAAAACTTGTAAACTAAATAAACTAAAACTATGTTCTCATTTCTAATTTCATTCTGACCTGCTACAGAGAGGTAATCCTGTGCTGAAGTTTGTGAGGAACGTTCCATGGGAGTTTGGCGATGTTGTCCCTGATTATGTCTTGGGTCAGACATCTTGTGCTCTATTCCTCAGGTGGGAAttgattttaattgttttgttccatttttttctttctagttataaaacacattataaaaacaaaactagtcAGTAACTAGTCAACAGCGTCTCACTGAATGATTAGACTACCAGACTTCAGGAAAGCTGTATGTGCATCAATTAACGGTGCTGaagggttttaaaaaataattatggcaATATTTAAATCACAGGCTTCTATGTGTTAAAGTAGGATGacaacatgtttttattttcaaatatatgaATGCAACAAAGTAACAGATAAATAAAGAGTTCCAAAGTAGGTATTACTTGACTTCCTGTATTGTTTAAGAAAGCACAATACtgttattctgtatttttatacatagaAAGCTATATTTTTTACATCAAGTTATGTCACTGTATGACAGAAGTGCGCAGCTCATTTGCTACAATAGGTAAGATTTGATTCCAGGTTGTAAGTACcatcatttattaaaataattcatacaACTATTGCATAGTATTAGGACTGTTCTCTGATCATGGATTTTATAAGAGATTACAATTGAGAAAAGGACATTCAGCCCAGGTAGGTCTTCAACCAGTAACAGAATGATAGGCAACATGCAACATGGTCCAGGCATACAAAGATTGTTGAAATACTTAATATCACTTAATTATAAGTGAAATAATAGACCTTGTCCCTGCAAGAGTTATGATTACTGTGTACTAACTAAATCACAGTTCTTTTGAAAAGTACAGTACCGAAACATTTCATTGAGCAACAGgtgaaaataaatgtgcaacaaTATGTATGAATTGGTTAAATGCAGGAAGGAAATTTAGATTAAACATACTGAGATTAAGTGCTCAACCTTATCTGTTAGCGCTTCTTGAGGGATTAAGAATAACCCTCAGTACCAGTGATGATAAGTGAAAAAGTGCTGATTGTGTTTCATAATTAATAGAGGAGGAAGAGAGGACAGAATTGACCAAAAGTAAAGTTAAAGGAATATTAAATGACCAAGAAAACACTGGATATGGAAAAATTCTCTTTGATAGATCTTGGCAATATAAAAAGGGGAATCCATTTACATCTACAACTACCACTCTTTGgcgacatactgtacctgttgtGTACATGAAACATCACCTTTCCGTTCACTTTGACACATACATTTCTCCAATTCTCTTGAGCAAAACCGcattcttcatttttattttcttcagtaaCATTGACAAGGCTCTTTATTGCCATGTTCAAAATCAGTCTTTTAAAGTTGTATAAAAACACAGTcacactgtttttgttttcatgcaAAGACATACCCCTCGAAACTCAGATCAATAATGACATCAAACAGGGACACAGCTACTGGTTAGAGAGTTGTGGGGAGCTCTGTGTATGTGTAATTATTACAGTAACTTCACTAAGGGCACCTCCTTAAAGTGGGGGCTGTTCTGGCTCAGACAAGGCAGGTATAGAATCCCAGTCGAAGCTCTGACTGCATGTGCCACATGGGCCGAACAAAATGAGCTTGGCAGGCCAGACCCAGCCCAGGGACCAGATGTTTGACACCCCTGGTATATTACATTCCTTTAAACCCTTGAATGCATCTGGTTACACAgtagcaatatcttttttttgaAATGTAGAAATCAAAATTGTTGACAGTAGTTTTAATGCATTCTTACCAGTGCATCCTTTGATTGAACTTCTGTACTTTTGACTATGAATCCCAATGTCAAGATATGGCAACAAAACATACAGGTTGCTTTATAAGTAGGCTCAGAGCTGTCTCTTTAGTCTTTGTTGATGATGTGACTAATGATGGCAGCAACAGAAATGTATTCTAAAGTTCAGATCAATATTTTGTctgcttacagtatgtagtgctTCCATTACTTAGAGTATTTGACTGGAACTCTTCTGTGCTGCATGACATGATCCAAAACATGGCCAATGCAACTAataaaaaatgtggaaaatcTTAGAATCttagaatggccaagtcaatctCCAGAATTTATTCCATTTATCACGAAATGTACAGAACACTGCATAGAATCTTATACATACTTATATAAAACATACTTATATAAAACCACCATCATCACAAAGTTTTAAACCTAATTGTTTGATAGAATGTTGCTGTGCtgcaaatataataaaatatgaatttggAAATCACTCTACTTTAAAATTGCAccatgtataaaaataaacgAATGTATTAAGAATATGTTCTTTGCAGCTTGTTTAGTGTCTTTTTcatcattattaaaataaatgtgttgaaTTTGTTTACTCAACATGCTGTTTATCTTCTAAACACCATGGTGCTTTGATTAATGTTTTCACTTTCTGGTGAGGCTGTAATCTATCTCATTGTGCATTTAAATAATGTAAGCTCAGGTCATACAGTTGGTGACTGTGGGCCATATCTAAAATGTAGGTTCGATTGTTTTGTACAgggctttcttttgtttttggtagCTTTAACTCTTAGAAGTGGTGGCCCTGTGGCCTTGTGGTGGGTGTGGAAGGGGTCTACTCCCACTCGTACTTTTCAGGCTAAACACACGTCACCTGCCACTGTCATTTAAATCCTTGTATGTGATTGTGCTTTTCATTCTCAAATTATATCTGCCCTCAGCCTGAGATACCACAATTTGAATCCAAACTACATCCATGACCGGCTGAAGCAGCTGGGCCAGTCATACACCTTGCGAGTGCTGCTGGTTCAGGTTGATGTGGTAAGTGATTTGTGTATCATGCAGGAAGCTAGCCTGACCTAAAGTCCTAGAGATGAGCTGAATATTTTCCAAGGCAtaacactacagtatgtagaaatcATTCTGTGCAATGACACTACAGTATGCATGCACCTTTcctgtttacaaaaaaaaatgtaatttggcTTCATAGTAGTAAACCTTCGTAACTAACTTTTTGGCTTTATTCTTTCTTTATGAAATTACAGAAAAATAGAAGTTCACAGAATTTTAACCacataatataattaaaaattcaGTTTTTGTAAGTTGTATTTTAACTTACTGTCCAGTTATAGACTTTGACTATGCACCAATATCTTGTTGGACTTTGCATAGATTAACTACCACCTGCTTCTTCCAACATGGCACTGGTGAGAGTTTAATTGGAGATGCTGTTTCTGACAATAACGTATGAGCATTATAGACAAATATTCTGCTATTAtgcaaatgtatttgaaataatCAGAATAGTGATCAGGATAAAAGAGCGATATGGCAAATCTGCACTACTAAAGATTGCTGTGCAAGGACCACTGTCTCTGAAATATACACGGCTATCTCTGGTTATATTCGATTTACTATAGAATTCTGAAAATTATTGTAAGTTATCAGTCATCCCTTCCTTCATGCTATACTATGCTGCTAACAGCTATACGTAACATGTAATATtgtctttatacagtattaaaactaCCTGAAAGTACTTTAATATAGTTCTCACTTAATGATACCAAGTTAATCTCTAGAGGTGAAGTTGTAATAGGTTATTCAGACGTGCAAAGTCGGCTCTTCAGGTTGTTGTTTCcatcacttttcatttttattgctcAAACCACTCTTTCTGCTATCTTTCTATCTCCCACAGAAAGACCCCCACCATGCCCTAAAAGATCTGGCACGGATTTGTATTCTGGCTGACTGCACACTCATTTTAGCCTGGAGGTGAAAGATCGCCGTGGGTGGGGAGAGTTTTCAGACTGGCTTGTTAAAATGCATGTTGATggccaaaataaaaataacgtcTGTTGCAGAGTTCAGATAACTGCTATAATTCAGAATAACGCTAAGGTCTTAATGGAAATTCTGAATGGTCAAGCATTAGTGCACTAATGCAGTGGTGTTTGAGATGGAAACTTGGAGGGGGATTTTGCTGAGACCATGGGGGGTGATTGgggttaaaatattttgttctatTAATAAAGATGCCTTAATATTGAGGATTAAAGATAAGATATAAGATCCCTTTATTGgccttatacaatttcttgtattaggaatttgtctttttgcaaatatcaacttgctctccatgacacACATGCaggatccttagccacagggcCACCTCACCGCTGTTTAAGTATTAGTTTTAAATGCTTCAGTAGCTGTTGAGTTTCAAACAGAAATTGACCTGGCTTTTCTCTTAAACAATGACAGTTCTCACACCTGCTTGGATTTATTGTTTGTTGAACTGTATAATGTTGTGGCTAGTGATCACTTCCATGTACATGATTGTACAGTACACTAACCGTAGTCTTTTTGTTTCTCTATAAGCCCTGAAGAGGCTGGCCGGTATCTAGAAACTTACAAATCCTACGAGAAGAAGCCAGCTGACCTTCTAAAGGAACACGTCGAACAAGACTTCTTGTCTAAGGTATTAAGAACAAAGGGGAAAATTAAACTTGAAGCGATTTTCATTCTAATATTTTATTACAGATTCAGATTTGGATTATTTTTCTCTACAGGTTTGGTCGGTCAAGGgtatatataaaacaatttttCGGTTTCTAGATTGGAGGTACCTATGTACATGTGTATTCTGTAGAAAATagatttgaattaaaaacagattcttTTCAGGATgagtaaaataatcatttaaatgttaatttccaTTCCTTTAATCTTATCACCAGGTGAACCATTAGCTGTCACCTCTTCAAACAAATTTTGTGATCTGTGAATAAATACTACTGCAGCTAcccttttaatttcaattagagTTATTCCAAATCtctcagaaaacaaaagaatactAATTTTATCCAAAAACTGTTCACAATGTAGATGAGTGCCCGTGTGGGCTACTGAGAGGAAGTAGCCTTGACTGTGGCCTTTGCTTCTGTTTGCAGGCATCTTCTCTTTTGTAAGATTGTCACTTCACTACAATTAAAGATAGACACTGATATAGAACAGAAATGCATAATTCCGTTTTGATTCCTTGTATTAACATTGAAATTCATTGTGGTGTTGAGTGtttatttcaaccataataggAGATCTAGCCACATAGGAAGTAATGCGTAAGAGGTTGTTTCCTAAAGGTGTGCACATCAAAGATCTGGAGAGTATGGGAATTACAAATATATCATTCTTCCAGGAATGACTGTACAAAAGGTTAAAATCCTTCATTAACAAACTGTTTACTTCCTTTACCTTAGTTGTTGgagagtttttttctttcatttcccaGGCCTGAATTGTGATTGTGCTTTTGTTTCTTATTGCAGGTGACCGATTGTTTGACAACAGTGAAGTCTGTAAACAGGACGGACGCGCTGACTCTGCTGTCAACATTTTCTGTGAGGCTGACTTCTGTGTTCTCATGATTTCATTTTGTGTCATTTATGTCAACCACAGTAAAGCACCCAGAGAAGGTAGCCAGCTATACAATAAGCAAATTCATACTAAATATACTAGCTAAACTACATTTTCAAGCTAAAgctgcttgaaaaataactgatCATTAAACAGTAGCTTCATTATAGGTAGAGGCTTTCCAAATGAGCAGAACTATTGTCTTAACTGTGGTTACTATGTGACGTAATGTCTGGAGCTTATTATTCTAGGGGGTTGTAGGTCTGTCCCAGTGGGATTTTTTTGGGTGCTTTACTTAAAGTGCTCCATTaaatgctgtataaatgggctTCTAGATCATCATTGCAAATGAGAATTGTTCTCTAATGACGTGCCtggtaaaataaaagaataaaaagcctACAGCAACACCAGACTTTTGAATGTTACTAATGGATCTACTAATGTCCTAAAGAGACTTAAGTATGCCCATAATTCAGTGATCTTTATGATCCCTGCTACTGCTTTGCTGTATAACCCCTGTTCTCTGCAAATTGCTTTG
This portion of the Lepisosteus oculatus isolate fLepOcu1 chromosome 15, fLepOcu1.hap2, whole genome shotgun sequence genome encodes:
- the ercc1 gene encoding DNA excision repair protein ERCC-1 translates to MEKKKFNINLDDSIFSKEKTPVKPLFKPSGKGGEGANATEALNPPVGLASGQTLSYAQFIVQRNAAPPLPTAPQPQREDPAPVGGGGVAGVSVAKQDGKPENCTVETEVLEHGQCQTKSLPAEEQLKKGALSEQNEPQREESSSTSVVKLPGTGNSIVVSPRQRGNPVLKFVRNVPWEFGDVVPDYVLGQTSCALFLSLRYHNLNPNYIHDRLKQLGQSYTLRVLLVQVDVKDPHHALKDLARICILADCTLILAWSPEEAGRYLETYKSYEKKPADLLKEHVEQDFLSKVTDCLTTVKSVNRTDALTLLSTFSSLDGIMKASKEDLTVCPGLGPQKARRLYDVLHQPFFKTKKRTET